A DNA window from Labrus mixtus chromosome 4, fLabMix1.1, whole genome shotgun sequence contains the following coding sequences:
- the lrrc4ca gene encoding leucine rich repeat containing 4C, genome duplicate a codes for MLNKMTSSQQQQMMRGPRWNRALSDPLFVLLLALQLLVVAGLVRAQTCPSVCSCSNQFSKVICTRRGLREVPDGISTNTRYLNLQENLIQVIKVDSFKHLRHLEILQLSKNHIRKIELGAFNGLASLNTLELFDNRLTTIPNGAFEYLSKLKELWLRNNPIESIPSYAFNRVTSLRRLDLGELKRLSYISEGAFEGLSNLRYLNLGMCNLKEIPNLIPLVKLDELEMSGNQLSVIRPGSFKGLIHLQKLWMMHAQIQTIERNSFDDLQSLVELNLAHNNLTLLPHDLFTPLHRLERVHLHHNPWNCNCDILWLSWWLKEMVPANTSCCARCSSPSHHKGRYIGELDQNYFHCYAPVIVEPPTNLNVTEGSAAELRCRASSLTSVSWITPNGSIMTHGAYKIRISVLNDGTLNFTNVTMQDTGIYTCMVSNSAGNTTASATLNVSSTENSSFSYFTTVTVETIETPHNEGYTTAVQQKVGPTPSVDTWDSVSPTSTTTTTTVRTPLSTRATEKTYTIPVTELGGEGSLNGLDEVMKTTKIIIGCFVAITLMAAVMLIIFYKMRKQHHQQNHHAPTRTIEIINVDEDCVTGGPGMEGHLTLPPLEHEHLNHYNTYKTAYNHATLNSIHSSVHEPLLIRASSKDNVQETQI; via the coding sequence ATGTTAAACAAGATGAcctcctctcagcagcagcagatgatgCGAGGTCCTAGGTGGAACCGGGCCTTGTCCGACCCTTTGTTTGTGCTGCTCCTGGCCCTACAGCTGCTCGTGGTGGCAGGGCTGGTACGTGCTCAGACGTGCCCCTCCgtctgctcctgcagcaaccAGTTCAGCAAAGTCATCTGCACCAGACGAGGCCTACGGGAAGTCCCTGATGGCATCTCAACCAACACACGCTACCTGAACCTACAAGAAAATCTTATCCAGGTCATAAAGGTGGACAGCTTCAAGCACCTAAGACATTTGGAGATTTTGCAGCTGAGCAAAAACCACATACGCAAAATTGAGCTGGGAGCTTTCAATGGACTGGCTAGCCTCAACACCCTGGAGCTTTTTGATAATCGCCTCACTACTATCCCAAATGGGGCGTTTGAGTACCTGTCCAAACTAAAGGAGCTTTGGCTGAGGAATAACCCCATAGAGAGCATTCCCTCCTATGCTTTCAACAGAGTGACTTCATTGCGGCGGTTGGACCTTGGGGAGCTCAAACGGCTCTCTTACATCTCTGAGGGAGCATTTGAAGGACTGAGCAATCTGCGGTACTTAAATCTGGGAATGTGCAATCTGAAGGAAATTCCTAACCTTATTCCCCTGGTGAAGCTGGATGAGCTGGAGATGTCGGGTAACCAGCTATCTGTCATCCGACCTGGCTCCTTCAAAGGGCTTATCCATTTGCAAAAGCTATGGATGATGCATGCCCAGATCCAGACCATAGAAAGAAACTCTTTTGATGACCTGCAGTCGCTAGTGGAGCTCAATCTAGCCCATAACAACCTTACCCTCTTGCCCCATGATCTCTTCACCCCTTTACACCGTCTGGAGAGGGTGCACTTGCACCACAACCCATGGAATTGTAACTGTGACATTCTTTGGTTAAGCTGGTGGCTTAAGGAGATGGTACCTGCAAACACCAGCTGCTGTGCCCGCTGCAGCTCACCGTCCCACCACAAGGGACGATACATCGGTGAACTGGACCAGAACTACTTTCACTGTTATGCTCCTGTTATTGTGGAGCCTCCCACGAATCTAAATGTGACAGAGGGAAGCGCTGCAGAGTTGAGATGCAGAGCAAGCTCCTTGACCTCTGTAAGCTGGATTACACCCAATGGTTCCATCATGACACACGGTGCATACAAGATCAGAATCTCTGTGCTGAACGATGGCACTCTGAACTTCACCAATGTTACCATGCAGGACACTGGCATATATACATGTATGGTCAGTAATTCTGCTGGTAACACAACAGCATCAGCCACGCTCAATGTGTCGTCTACAGAGAACAGCAGCTTCAGCTACTTCACCACCGTCACAGTGGAGACCATAGAGACGCCGCATAATGAAGGCTATACCACAGCCGTGCAACAGAAGGTGGGCCCCACTCCCTCTGTTGATACATGGGACTCTGTTTCACCCACTTCTACAACCACTACTACCACGGTCCGGACCCCACTTTCCACTCGTGCCACAGAGAAGACTTACACAATCCCTGTGACGGAGCTTGGTGGGGAGGGCTCACTGAACGGCTTGGATGAGGTAATGAAGACGACTAAGATCATCATTGGCTGCTTTGTTGCGATCACACTCATGGCAGCTGTCATGCTGATAATCTTCTACAAGATGCGCAAACAGCACCACCAGCAAAACCATCATGCACCCACACGCACTATCGAGATCATCAATGTGGATGAGGACTGTGTAACAGGAGGCCCGGGCATGGAGGGACACCTGACACTGCCTCCACTTGAGCACGAGCACCTCAACCACTATAACACTTACAAGACTGCATACAACCATGCAACTCTCAACTCCATACACAGCTCAGTGCACGAACCTTTGTTAATTCGGGCCAGTTCAAAAGACAACGTACAAGAGACCCAAATCTaa